A segment of the Biomphalaria glabrata chromosome 18, xgBioGlab47.1, whole genome shotgun sequence genome:
gaaaattctCTCTTACCTTAGTGAACTGATGACTCCATGGACTCACCAATTCGTTTTTGTCCTTTTTCAGTGGATGGACTATAGGCTACGAACTCGCTCCCAATTGAGCTCTGCCAAACCACTGCCCTGTCATGTGGTATATCCTCTGGACTGTCCTCTGGTGATCTCAtaaaggcccccccccccccccgccatccccaattaaatgtaattatcttcagaataTGATAGAACATCTaagcatgtaaaatattttaagataagTTTGCCATTTTAATTCTCTTGCATaagttcttgtttttttgttgttgttttttttttccatagagCCTTGAGCCTACACTGTGTTTGTTAACCACACTCTGTACATTGaatgattattattagtaggttatcattgccggaagtggtaatggatgtaagctctccactacctataaaatgcttcctaacggcatgcgtctcaaatagcatCTGACAACcagttctcactaacaggagaaggggcaaaggcgagtaactggcgccttaaccagtaagcttcgggcaggaggggcacgttagccatggctggctacccacctaggagaaggaaaactctgaattcaaacctctgttgccttgcagctatacccaatcatgggaaaggcttcgggagtcaaccctgaagaaaaatcaggagctggcgaccttaaggcagtttgcaacacccagtgctacactctggtaGAACctgccgctgaccccaaactgtatcggcacctccgttcctttggatacatcagctgcgtggagaggggggaactgatgtgtgggcgacatcgttccgaccacagctaacgtccaggcattcatctcatttccatgagatgatccatagctgcttcgcgactgaaggagtcCATATTAGTAGTAACACTCCttattccctagtgctattagagcatggaatgggttgcctgagctagccaggaaaaccagtgacttggctgaatttaagtcattggttaatatgcatgacaaaatgcatgacgcgtaggacgtaatcatcttcttttttgaagtaacgtctgtattatataagataagataagtattattttagtttttttggtcTTTCCATTGGATTTACTTCATCGCTGTGTTTTTGTATTGCTTAGAATTCTTTCAGGTGATCAGAAGAAATGTGACTTGTCAAATTAGCCTGAGAATATGAACCAAAGACATCTAGTTGAATAATGTTGAATTTTAATGATTGTCTTAAAGTTGCCTTGTCTGCCTGCAGTCCACAAGGAAAAAATCCTTACAATTATATCATGttctttatttatgtttttaactaaaattaaaaatgtaagtgTTTTAAACATCCattgtttacttttatcttTCTCCAGGTTACACAAAGTATTAGTAATAATCCATCTCACAGCATCTCTCATCGCTGTTGTTTTTAGTGTCAGTGCCTTCATTGTTGCCATGGTGAGCATGTCAAATAACAAAGAGTATAAAGAGGTCAGTAGATTTATAACTCTCagatttctctttctctccctttctttattatttcttcttattactttctctttattcttttttctttctaggCCTACTTACATAGACTTAGGTTTTCTCGCAAGCAAGCCAGCTCTCTAGTTATAGGTGGCCTCAACAGGCTCTTCCCACCTTTTGATAACAGATTATATGTCTTCTCAGAATGTGCGatggagacgcggtggctgagtagttaagctcttggcttctgaacctggggtccttggtttgaatcttggtgaatactggtattttgaatttctggattttcagggtgccccctgagtccaaccaactattatgggtacctgactttagttgggaaagtaaagttggttggatgttgtgctggccacatgacaccatgctcattaaccataggccaaagaaacaaatgaaagggaaatttactttttacaGAAGGTTCGATGCCATGCTAGACAAGGTCAGCCTCGTTTTCACTTTCATCATTTTGGTTTCGATGTTATGATCGACTTTGGTAAACATGCTCCGTCTTGTCTAAAGATATGTCCCACTTCTAAAGATATGTCCCGCCTCTAAAGATACGTCCCGCGAATTGGTCAGCACATTATTTAGTGGTCGAGTGCCTGTGTGGGAAAAGATTTCTCTGTTGGCGACTTGATCTTTCAATTTGTTGCTCCCTGGATCTTTTCCGCTATCGCTGCTAAGACATTTTTAGCCTCTTTTCAATCTTTATGGGTGACTTCCATGTCTTGCAAACATAGGGGACTCTTGGACAATGATTGTGTTAAGAAGGTGGACCTTGGTCTCCAGCCTGATTGTATTGTTTGCCCAGAATGGCTTAATTTTTTAGAAAGACGGCTCCTGCTTTCCCTATCTGACATGTAACTTCATGATATGCATCTCCATCACTTCTGATAAGGCTGCCCAGAGTAGTGCACAAAGGTTTTTGATCAGGCAGCCATATAAATTTCCAACATGGATGTTTTTGGCCGAttcagtattttaaaaattctttttaacaTGCTGATTTCTTACACTGTGGGTGGAAGTTGGTTTGGGCTGGATAGTTCTATGTCATAGGCCGGGTATGGCCTTCAGCTCATAGTTTGAGAATCACCGTTCTAAATGTTGTGTCTTACATTTGTGCATTGAAGATACTGAAAAATATCTTTGTCATTCTTAAGTGACAAGCATGCATCACTTGTCATGTTTATCATCATGGATGGCCTCCTGGTCAATTTGAATGgactctggactgttgtttggttGTCTCAATAGTCCCGGGCTCATACCCTGCCATCTTCATCGTCCTTCGGGCGGTTTTGtctaggatgtagattatcttcaactctgaatatttgaaacatgtaaaacattttgtaaacatttttacatcaTATCAGTTGGGTTCCAgattcaaatcctggtaaagattgggatttttaatttcaggatccttAGGACCCTGCTGAGTCCtttcagctctaatgggcacctgacgttagttgggaaaaagtaaaggtcattgtgctggccacacgatacCCTCGATAACCATGGGTCTCAGATACAGATGACATCATTTGCCTTATGGACAACATgttttgaaaggggaactttacttttgttttttagtctTAATTATGCTAGAACAatttcgtacaagtgctccttatTCCTTAGACAATGTAGTGGGTTGCAttaatcagccatgaaaaccaatgtCTCGGCAGATAGTAGCTATTTCACCACAGTCTGTATGGCTAGATTTGCGCATGAAATACTTATGgtataattatcttattttttttcaagaaacgtctgtaatatataagataattaagaaacagatgagctttacatctcTGCCCATATAAATTGCAAGCTCTGAAAAGGTTTCCAACTCTTTAATGTtaataaacaaatttattttttggggggtttgTATGCGTGTGGGGAGTGAGGCAGGTGCTCCTTACAGGTTTCTGCATCTGCCTTATGGTAGAGTGCCCAAGCCTCTGTTTATTGCAGGCATATGTATTTACTCCCTCTGcatatttcccccccccccctgttatCTAACTAGTGTTCTTGTATCTGATATTTTAAGGTGCCCACTTTTAGGTTTACTGCAAACACGCAAGTTATCTAGGGATAAATGTTGAAGAAGACACCTTTGTCATGTTGCATGCAGTCTGGAATGTCAACTCAATGATCCCTGGTTTTATCCCTGCCCGCAGACATCTTCCTCCATCCTTTGGGACATTGAGGCCTGGATGTAAGAATCTTCAATTCtgattgtaaaataaaacaaagcaatagcttatgcactttttttttttgtttcaggatGTGAACATTGAACAAATGAAGAATGAAATACAGCTGACATCATCAGAGATAAAGAAGGTAAGAACTGGAGTTGGACTAGTCAAAGCAGTAAGATGGTTAAATCAAATTAAATGTGAACTGTGCTTTAGACATGCTTTGTGGGATAGTCACATCCTGAATCCTATCACATTCACCTTTTCCAGAAATCCTCATGATGGGTTTTACATCATattaaagttaagttccccctttcagaccttgcgatctatggggcaaatgatgttaaggtcatctgtctctatggccaacggttaacgagcaggttgtcatgtggccagcacaacgaccaaacgcctttacgtttccaaactaaagtcaggtacccattagagttgggtggactcatgggcgccctaaaaatcctgaaattcaaaatcccagtcttcactaggattcgaacccaggacctcaggtttgaaagccaagcgcttaaccatttgACCACTGCGCCCCCTGTTTTACATCATATAGTTGGATAGAAATCCAGACCTCCATCAATAAGCACCTAGGGAATGTGCACctttattgaaattttaaagggggggggggtattttctACTTTTTCATCATTTCTAGGATCCTGAAACCCCTCACAGGTTTTGGAgtagagttttccttctcctagatgggttgcaTTATCAAGACTGACATGCCCCCATCAACATGAAGCAAACTGGTTTTGAGGCACTAGTGGTCCGTCTTTCATTTCTTCTCCTGTCATAATGTAGGAATAGGTTCCGCCAATTTATTGGGACTATCTTGTGGTACAATCATTAGTAGCATTTCTTGGGAAGTGATACCCATTCCCCACTTTTACCTTCGACATTGACAGTCCTTAAAATTATGGACAAGATTGATAAGCTGGATGTGTGATTGTAAAAGGTTTTTATTGcatttatatatgtgtatgtatgttgtgtctgtgtgtgtgtttgtttgtttatgtgtAGTCTCTCTTGTTCTACTGTTCAGTATGCTCACGTGTTCGCATGTTTTTCTCAAGTCTGTTATTAGTGTGTATTAGAGTCTCCTGTTAGTTTTTTCACTTTTCTTGTCATGTCAATAAAATGGAGTTGTAACTTAAACATCATTCTTGTTATGACATCATAATTGATAATataactgttttaaaaaaagaatcaagCTAGCCTTTCATTTAGTCACTCGTCTAtcttaattaatcaattttatTACGTACCAGATATGTTTGCGCTAAGTATAAAAAAGTGAATGTATAaagttaaagtataaaaaagttaatttataaagttaaagtataaaaaagttaatttataaagttaaagtataaaaaagttaatttataaagttaaagtataaaaaactGAATGTAAGGGAGTTCCTAGATTTCTTAGAGATGTGTTTTGTAtcaaataaagttatattttcaAGTAAAGTGTTTTATATTTCTTAGTTGTGTTTATGAATGCTGGCATTTGGATGGTATCATTGTTTACATAATTTATAGAGCTTTTAACAAATCTTGCAATGTTGcatatacaaataataaaaaaaaaagaaaaacaataaatatgtccacctaaaatatacattttttagtttattgaCCATAtggtgaaaaagaaaaatatgaatttagcaatgtgaataaaaaattaaaatcatttcaataaaaaattttattattcgATGAATATACagtttaaagcattttttaaaatattgttttataaccAGATATAAACAATATAATTCCTTTGcaagaaattgtatttttctGTATTTTGAATCATCAAATTTTctcttcctgtcaaagcttctggagcgcatcaTGTTAttgcaaattctttctcatcttgaacagtactgtctgtTGGAAGAATTTCAtcctgcatataggaagtgtcATAGCACAGCACATTCTCATATTTCTCTTGTGTTTGTAATAGAATTAGTCTAAgggcccttgtaccttagcaaactgatcactccatttgtcccccagagagccctgcgctcaatggactcaacgcttctagtgtTGCCACGtatctccctcaaaagctacggtctgctggctttttcagtgcacggaccaaaggtttggaattCACTCCCtgttgatctcagacagacaacatgcttgaCTACATTCAAgcagaacattaagacctatctgtttaaaactttttaagattagtttgtcattttagctctcgtgtttatgctTTGAgcctaaattttgtttgttcgCAGtgttctataaattaaattattattattattttcagttgaTAGATAGAGTAGAGAAAGGTaaacacttattttttttttaaatataataataataataataattttaataattgaaaAAGTGACTATGTATGTtaactaaaataacaatataccctgtTGTGACACCAGTGAAGGGGATAGTGCTTGATAACTGACCTTGCAGACATTAATAAGGCCCTAAACATCACTaggaagattctcgttgcctgtcataGGGCAGTACTGCTACATCAATAGAAAATTCACCAGAGACACTTTAGGGGACTCCAATGAATTTTTTACCTATAACAACTCTAGACCCTGGCAGAACTAGAAAATGAAGAAAGTCAAGAAACCATTAAGAAActtgaacagacacaaaatagaacagtgagattCACAACAAACATATATTCacttttgactagagtaacacccttagtaaaatcactaaatttaaaaaaccttgtggatagaagacttaaaagtaaagtagcaattatacataaaacactgaaccataatcttcacatacaaaaacaaaacctaataaaatactcagaaagataaaggcacaatcCACaatccatatgctaggacaaattggtacaagtgctccttcttctctagtgctattagagcatggaatgggttgcctgagccagtcaaaaaaaacaatgacttggcagaatttaagaaATTGTTAACATGcttgacgcgtaggacttaatcatcttctttttttgaagtaatgtctgcatttgtatttcataagataagaatatCATTTAATTTTCATAATAATCATAGTTATTaggttttaaaatttacatattATATTAGTACTAATTTTCTTTGATcatatttgaaattttaaatgttttattcttagcATCCTAAAAGTTTGTATACTAATAAGATTTACAGAGCCATCCTACAATCAATGGCTctgtagaaaataaattttccatCCTATAATCAATGGCTCCATAGAAAATAAATTGCTAAtctacattaattttatttttatttcatcaatcAAATAGTTTAcatattttcatttcatattgATTTCCTTGGTCTATTTTTGACTCAGAAATATTTCTCTATAACCTTTATATATCCACTTTAAGAAATGTCCAAATTACTTTATATATTTCTCTTGGGTTTGTAATATCCTTCAATCCGGTTAAAAAAAACGTCTAGATACTTCTAGCATTATTCTTTAGAAATGTAGaaattgcttcttttttttttcagagcgtGTCAACAAACAGAAGAATGTTAGTGTACCTTCTGGCAAGTCTCTCTCTGTTCTTCCAAATGCCCACATTGGATTTAAACTATCTGAGGGAAAATCTGGTAAGTAAAACTTAAGTCTGTCTCATCAGTGTTGGGTTGAAAAGTCTCTCTCTGTTCTTCCAAATGCCCACATTGGATTTAAACTATCTGAGGAAAAATCTGGTAAGTAAAACTTAAGTCTGTCTCATCAGTGTTGGGTTGAAAGTACCTTAAAGTGCTTCCCGAAGTGCTGTACAGATCAACTCAGGTGCCAGTTGGCCCTCACTGACATTTGAAAACTGCTGGCATGAAACGGCCTATGACATTGACAGTGGCAGAGCTCTCGCAAATGTCACAGGACACACATTTGAAacccaaaaaaagaaaagccattGCCTAATACAAGCTCtgatgaaggaaaaaaaaagagaactcaAATAGATCTTCTTTgaacaatggctttgtctgcactggatatggcaaaataggaaggtcacaactgggtctgCCAAGTCATGTGAAATACGACACCAGCACACATGCACGTGGTGTAAATCGGGGTCACATCCAAGAACACTAAAGTACCAAATCAAGTCACCTATTTTGTCATGTGATTATCAATAGCAGGCTTCACTCTTGCACACATCCTATGATGCTGCTAATCTTTAACAATATCAGGTAtttgctctctctaccaagaggccggtataagacactggccccaaatcaccccaacagaaagaaaactatatggagagctccctgatttggaaaccactgcgcagttcatctcatgtattggtctagtcatatgaacactccaacataacaatgagaacgatgaagaagaagaaggtatTTACCGTTCCTTTGGACACAGAGTGAAGAGGgtggaactgctgtgtggggcTCCATCTCGTTCCCAGCCCTTACCACCCTATAATGAAAAGGTGGAAAGAGATGGTGAAGAAGAAAGCTTTGGACGGCTAAAAAGTAATGATTTTAATTCTGGTGGGATGCGCtgccgagaggctaagtgcaattgaacttggcttggcttcctATCAAGGGGACTCAAGGTTTGACACCGAACTCAAGCAGAGTTATGTTTGAAGCacctaaagacagcacggaaaacctactcCCTCCCCCCCTATGATCCAAAACTGAGATTGAACCTTACTGCTtcgagcatgctataagcataaaagctatttttaaaaattctggaAGACAAGcaaacccccccaaaaaaatatttggtttcTCTACCACCACAGCAAGTGCCACCTTTGCCTGTGTTGTATATATGGGGGTGGGGATGTTTCTgcctgaaggaggccaacaaagtTTTTGGTCTGACTataatttaaacatttgttaatgaCTTTGTTAGTTGCTCTCTGAATGTATATATACACCTGCACACACATTAGCTTCAGTGTTTGTTTTCGAGCATACAAAATATAAGCAAACAATGATTTGTAATTCTCATTCCAGGAAGACCAGAATTCAACAACCACCATCCTGAGAAGTTAAGATTAGATGAGCAGAGTGCAGGAAGTTATCATAATGGTCTCCATGTGTCTGTTGGCGggattaaaatattaagtacTGGTTAGTAcctttaaaactaatttactTGTTACTTTatcatctaatttttttttttgtagatgttAAGAGTTTGAGTTAAATGGTGAAACATAGATTTGAGCTAATTCTTACGGTTTATCATGTCAATCATCAGTCATTTAAACATTAGTGctattaacaaacaaataattgtcACGGGTCATCTTGTGGGAACCACAACCTTCATGCTGCTAAGGTCTGTGTGCTTCTGGAATGCATAATGAAGTATGGTGATAGAATAGTGAAGCACATTGAAGTTTGGTGACTGTAAAGTGAGGTAGACTGAAGTATGTTGTTTGTACATTGAACTATGGTGATTGTAAATTAAGTACAGTGAAGTATGGTGCTTGTAGATTCAAGTACAGTGAAGTATGGTGCTTGTGCATTCAAGTACAGTGAAGTATGGTGCTTGTACAGTAAAGTATGGAGGCATAgtggctgagcggcaaagcacttggcttccaaacaatGGGTAATGAGttcaaattctggtgaagactggaatttttaatttcgggatctttaggcgcctcagagtcacatgacacccttgttaacctttGGGCCACAGATACACactacctttacatcatctgccacataaatcacaaggtctgaaaggagaacttacAGTAAAGTATGGTGATTGTACAGTTCTGAAATGTAACTTGTGTACAGTGTCTTTTTTACTATTAAAGTTTTATATGCAGCTTGAATTGGCGATGTCAAGTTCGTTAAGATGATTGTTTCTATGATTCCTACGAAGAGATTAAGCCAAAAAGTTGAGAAACTCAACAATATTATACAGTTTGTAAACAGAATAAAGCATATGTGTAATGTGCAACTTTATAATTTTCTACTAAGTGAATACATTAAAACACCATAATTAATTATTGCCAATTCAGTAACTTTCCTTCTGCATTCTTCATGagcaaaaataattttgatttaaattcaacatgtatatatatcttGAATGACAGTTTCTGAAGCTTCTAGGCAATTTCTAGTCGTTTCAGCATTTTCTCTTCCAGCACTCGTTCAAGCTAGCCTAACTTTGTGACTGTGGCATGCCATGTAGAGTAATCCTCTGCTCAAACTTCCATCACTTAGATGTGACCAAATCTTAAAAGTGATTTTATCTTTTATACCACCTGCTAAATATACAATGCACAGTGACGAGTAGTTAActacttggcttccaaaccttggGTCCTGGATTTGAATCTCActgtagactgggattttgaattttgggatttttagggcacccctgagtccgcccaactataatgggtacctgacttaagttggagaaagtaaaggcagttggtagttgtgctggccacatgacaccctgctcgttaaccattggccaaagaataAGATGGCCTTAaaattatctgccctatagatcacaagaggAAGTTTTAAACATACAATACATTTCTTCtacttcttctttgttctcattttacatgtcagAGGGTtgagatcagtaatcctatatctgagatgaacctcGCAGTGGTGTCCAGAGAGGCAGTTTTcagtatagtttttcttctgtaAGAGGATTTtgaggccagtgtcttgttcaggcctcttgatatagtattcagctttgaaggacaatactaaatatatcatgtgatgttgcttgttcaggctgtcttgaggtcaactatggatgactgttgaatttcaaccaattactctgcaagcgtttgggtgtaattgttcgggtgtattccgtgtagttgaacaacaagccagataaacaataaacatcggttttaactagtgaagagatgtagtcaacactgatgaacaacttcacatagatttattctaataaaggccacagtagaagtctctgtcactaaacacgtcgttaccctggagtattctatcgctaactgattttccggtctctaacccaacatatcccaaacgtcactagtcccgttcaatatgcgtcttctatggtgcgtcgctaaataactaaactataaataaggtcTAACAATCAATAGGTTTTCTGTCTTAGGTACATTCCATTTGCTTATTATATTCATGCCACCAGTCAAgacctttttttgtaaaatatctaaTTTGCTGTTTGCAGAGGCTTTGTGTTGGATTTTATTCATGGCTTCA
Coding sequences within it:
- the LOC106062944 gene encoding uncharacterized protein LOC106062944 isoform X3 is translated as MKQIVAAKIQSVISLRLHKVLVIIHLTASLIAVVFSVSAFIVAMVSMSNNKEYKEDVNIEQMKNEIQLTSSEIKKLIDRVEKERVNKQKNVSVPSGKSLSVLPNAHIGFKLSEGKSGRPEFNNHHPEKLRLDEQSAGSYHNGLHVSVGGIKILSTGLYYVYSSITYKLTDVSCLDLTFQTWFHYVQKTSTGEYPTNGVLLRTVHTCSDQQLSGSGESKFIGGVFYLEEGDIISALCSGLNLVMGGNDRSFIGLFMLSEG
- the LOC106062944 gene encoding uncharacterized protein LOC106062944 isoform X2, whose product is MSAVRNAYEPVAQINTKKLHKVLVIIHLTASLIAVVFSVSAFIVAMVSMSNNKEYKEDVNIEQMKNEIQLTSSEIKKLIDRVEKERVNKQKNVSVPSGKSLSVLPNAHIGFKLSEGKSGRPEFNNHHPEKLRLDEQSAGSYHNGLHVSVGGIKILSTGLYYVYSSITYKLTDVSCLDLTFQTWFHYVQKTSTGEYPTNGVLLRTVHTCSDQQLSGSGESKFIGGVFYLEEGDIISALCSGLNLVMGGNDRSFIGLFMLSEG
- the LOC106062944 gene encoding uncharacterized protein LOC106062944 isoform X1; the encoded protein is MSVPTNEYRRVAQDLDSSRLHKVLVIIHLTASLIAVVFSVSAFIVAMVSMSNNKEYKEDVNIEQMKNEIQLTSSEIKKLIDRVEKERVNKQKNVSVPSGKSLSVLPNAHIGFKLSEGKSGRPEFNNHHPEKLRLDEQSAGSYHNGLHVSVGGIKILSTGLYYVYSSITYKLTDVSCLDLTFQTWFHYVQKTSTGEYPTNGVLLRTVHTCSDQQLSGSGESKFIGGVFYLEEGDIISALCSGLNLVMGGNDRSFIGLFMLSEG